In Streptomyces durocortorensis, a genomic segment contains:
- a CDS encoding polysaccharide deacetylase family protein produces the protein MAADRSARCADAPSSRLRPHTRRQPWILTYHSVTDPSDDPYGITVSPRRLDEQLSWLRSRGLTGVGVAELLRTEAAVRRGLVGLTFDDGYADFLGEALPVLRRHGCRATVFVLPGRPGGVNEWDPLGPRKPLLTHEDVRRVAAAGMEVGSHGLYHQDLTTLTDQELGRETRDSRALIGDLTGTLPEGFCYPYGILDRRVTAAARSAGYGYACALAPGPLLSRFALPRTHISQADRGVRLWAKDLRHGLRHGAVPGTGSRAAAPERTGGRR, from the coding sequence ATGGCCGCTGACCGCTCGGCGCGTTGCGCCGACGCTCCCTCGTCCCGGCTCCGCCCGCACACCCGCCGTCAGCCGTGGATCCTCACGTACCACTCGGTGACGGACCCGAGTGACGACCCGTACGGCATCACCGTCTCCCCCCGGCGCCTGGACGAGCAGCTGTCCTGGCTGCGCAGCAGAGGACTGACCGGGGTGGGGGTGGCGGAGCTGCTGCGCACGGAGGCGGCGGTGCGGCGCGGGCTGGTCGGGCTGACCTTCGACGACGGATACGCGGATTTCCTCGGCGAGGCGCTGCCGGTGCTGCGCAGGCACGGCTGCCGGGCGACGGTCTTCGTCCTGCCGGGCCGGCCGGGCGGGGTGAACGAGTGGGACCCGCTGGGCCCGCGCAAGCCGCTGCTCACCCACGAGGACGTCCGGCGGGTCGCCGCCGCAGGCATGGAGGTCGGCTCGCACGGTCTCTACCACCAGGATCTGACCACGCTGACGGACCAGGAGCTGGGCCGCGAGACGCGCGACAGCCGGGCGCTGATCGGGGATCTCACCGGCACGCTCCCGGAGGGGTTCTGCTACCCGTACGGCATCCTCGACCGGCGGGTCACGGCCGCCGCCCGCTCGGCGGGTTACGGCTACGCGTGCGCGCTGGCGCCCGGCCCGCTGCTGAGCCGGTTCGCCCTGCCCCGTACCCACATCAGCCAGGCGGACCGGGGCGTACGGCTGTGGGCGAAGGACCTGCGGCACGGGCTGCGGCACGGGGCGGTGCCCGGTACGGGGTCCCGGGCCGCCGCGCCCGAGCGGACGGGCGGCCGACGGTGA
- the murJ gene encoding murein biosynthesis integral membrane protein MurJ: MSESGTGTEAEPRTAGAAAPTLLPAPGSGPEGPLAPGTEAEPTGGEAPRLGSFLARAAAATAVLTVLGAVLGLVRDQAIARYFGASDASDAFLIAWTVPEMAATLLIEDGMALLLVPAFSLALTRRAADEGRGESDPVRDLVAATLPRLFLLLSGGAALLIAGAPWVVGVLAPGLADPRLAVDCTRLTAVTVLTFGITGYFSAALRAHRSFLPPAGVYVAYNIGIIGMTLALHAVWGVRAAAAGVAVGSALMILTQLPMFLKLVPLARPRLPRFRRRRRRAAPTAPLLGFAVLAPVVLFVVSRQSQVLVERFLASTLPAGAISHLNYAQKVAQMPMVLSLMICTVTFPVVAQAMAAGNREKARLRVERDLALAGMVVLLGTAVVLGYAPQIIEVLFQRGAFDVSDTETTAQVMRVYALGLLGHCLVGALSRPFFSSGRPTWFPAFAMGTGLIVTMGAGYALTYRFGVDGIATANAIGISTTALLLLMGLGTRVVPIRTRAVAFSLGRLAGAALAAGAAGWAAAPLVPDPLLSLAAGCLLVPSVFFLTGLALRSPDVASLLALIRRRFLDGR, from the coding sequence ATGAGCGAGTCCGGTACGGGCACGGAGGCCGAGCCGCGCACGGCGGGCGCGGCCGCCCCGACCCTGCTCCCGGCACCCGGGTCCGGCCCCGAAGGGCCCCTCGCGCCCGGCACGGAGGCGGAGCCGACGGGCGGTGAGGCGCCCCGGCTCGGGTCCTTCCTCGCCCGTGCGGCGGCGGCGACGGCGGTACTCACCGTGCTGGGGGCGGTCCTCGGCCTGGTGCGGGACCAGGCCATCGCCCGGTACTTCGGCGCGAGCGACGCCAGCGACGCGTTCCTGATCGCCTGGACCGTGCCCGAGATGGCGGCGACGCTGCTGATCGAGGACGGGATGGCGCTCCTGCTCGTCCCCGCGTTCAGCCTGGCCCTGACCCGGCGGGCGGCGGACGAGGGCAGGGGGGAGTCCGACCCCGTACGGGATCTGGTGGCGGCCACGCTCCCCCGGCTCTTCCTCCTGCTCTCCGGCGGCGCGGCCCTGCTCATCGCGGGCGCGCCGTGGGTCGTGGGCGTCCTGGCCCCGGGGCTCGCCGACCCCCGGCTCGCGGTCGACTGCACCCGGCTGACCGCGGTCACCGTGCTCACGTTCGGGATCACCGGCTACTTCAGCGCCGCCCTGCGCGCGCACCGCAGCTTCCTGCCGCCCGCCGGGGTCTACGTCGCGTACAACATCGGCATCATCGGCATGACGCTGGCCCTGCACGCGGTGTGGGGGGTGCGGGCGGCCGCGGCGGGGGTCGCGGTGGGCAGCGCGCTGATGATCCTGACCCAACTTCCCATGTTCCTGAAGCTGGTGCCCCTGGCCCGACCTCGCCTGCCACGGTTCCGCCGACGCAGACGGCGGGCCGCGCCCACCGCTCCCCTGCTGGGCTTCGCGGTGCTGGCACCGGTGGTGCTGTTCGTGGTGAGCCGTCAGTCCCAGGTGCTGGTCGAACGGTTCCTGGCCTCCACCCTGCCCGCCGGGGCGATCTCCCATCTGAACTACGCGCAGAAGGTCGCGCAGATGCCGATGGTGCTGTCGCTGATGATCTGCACGGTGACCTTCCCGGTCGTCGCGCAGGCCATGGCGGCCGGGAACCGGGAGAAGGCCCGGCTGCGGGTCGAGCGGGATCTCGCGCTGGCCGGGATGGTGGTGCTGCTCGGCACGGCCGTGGTGCTCGGCTACGCCCCCCAGATCATCGAAGTGCTGTTCCAGCGTGGCGCGTTCGACGTCTCCGACACCGAAACCACCGCCCAGGTGATGCGGGTGTACGCGCTGGGCCTGCTGGGCCACTGCCTGGTCGGCGCGCTGAGCCGGCCGTTCTTCTCGTCCGGGCGGCCCACCTGGTTCCCGGCGTTCGCCATGGGCACCGGGCTGATCGTCACCATGGGGGCCGGGTACGCCCTGACGTACCGCTTCGGCGTCGACGGCATCGCGACGGCCAACGCGATCGGGATCAGCACGACGGCGCTGCTCCTGCTGATGGGGCTCGGCACCCGCGTGGTGCCGATCCGGACGCGGGCCGTCGCGTTCTCGCTCGGCCGGCTGGCCGGGGCCGCGCTGGCGGCCGGGGCCGCGGGCTGGGCAGCCGCACCGCTCGTCCCCGATCCGCTGCTGAGCCTGGCCGCCGGCTGCCTCCTCGTCCCCTCCGTGTTCTTCCTGACCGGGCTCGCCCTGCGCTCGCCCGACGTCGCTTCCCTGCTGGCACTCATCCGACGGAGGTTTCTTGATGGCCGCTGA